A window from Neodiprion fabricii isolate iyNeoFabr1 chromosome 2, iyNeoFabr1.1, whole genome shotgun sequence encodes these proteins:
- the LOC124176349 gene encoding ABC transporter F family member 4-like has product MAPRKNAKRVEDEPLETAARGGDVSPTKKKKTAVQKSVITDEPREVRLPRAAKNKKPESVEEVPAPVKKPVKPKAAKKANDVEEDLNENRVKAMTKKTQNDMEEPNVKPHPKGRSKKNVKDQQPAKAESADNDKKVASKNKGGAKKTEAMKSKEVKAKGRTAEKFAEKEEAVIESEPKVVKARGKNAVKVDQSKEEEEEEEDEEEVVQTRRGQKKVADVAISAKAASRGSRAKKAAASKVTEEPEEAEIEEADKAENLANAQGEIFESQSDSEENEVTDALQENGNTENGEHESEEPKATKKGKGRQPVKKGKVVFKTKSFDTESTDDDAINSPVVDQAEGH; this is encoded by the exons ATGGCTCCACGGAAAAACGCAAAACGTGTCGAAGATGAACCCTTGGAAACGGCAGCTCGGGGCGGCGACGTTAGTccaacaaagaaaaagaaaacagccGTACAAAAATCGGTAATTACAGACGAGCCGAGAGAAGTGAGGCTTCCGAGGGCtgccaaaaataaaaaaccagaGTCGGTTGAGGAAGTGCCAGCGCCCGTTAAGAAGCCGGTCAAACCGAAGGCTGCCAAAAAGGCAAATGACGTCGAAGAAGACTTGAACGAGAATCGAGTCAAGGCAATGACGAAAAAAACGCAAAACGACATGGAAGAACctaatg TAAAACCTCATCCCAAAGGAAGATCTAAGAAAAATGTCAAGGATCAACAACCAGCTAAAGCAGAATCTGCTGATAATGATAAGAAAGTGGCATCTAAAAATAAGGGCGGTGCAAAAAAAACTGAGGCAATGAAATCAAAGGAAGTCAAGGCTAAAGGGCGCACAGCTGAGAAATTTGCAGAAAAAGAGGAGGCAGTTATTGAGAGCGAACCAAAAGTTGTCAAAGCTCGAGGAAAAAATGCAGTAAAAGTTGATCAgtcaaaagaagaagaagaagaagaagaagacgaagaagaagtgGTACAAACACGTAGAGGACAGAAAAAGGTGGCGGATGTCGCTATAAGTGCGAAGGCAGCAAGCAGAGGCAGCCGTGCAAAAAAGGCTGCAGCTAGTAAGGTAACAGAAGAACCGGAAGAAGCAGAGATTGAGGAAGCAGATAAAGCCGAAAATTTAGCTAATGCTCagggagaaatttttgaatctcAATCAGACTCTGAAGAAAATGAAGTTACAGACGCGTTGCAAGAAAATGGAAATACCGAAAATGGTGAACATGAATCAGAGGAACCAAAGGCAACTAAAAAGGGAAAAGGAAGACAGCCTGTAAAGAAGGGGAAAGTTGTGTTCAAGACTAAATCCTTTGACACCGAATCCACTGATGATGATGCTATTAATTCACCAGTTGTGGATCAGGCTGAGGGTCATTG A
- the LOC124176350 gene encoding inositol oxygenase — translation MSAKVISPGPTATILDPSEHLRPEPVHAEKSASQFRDYSVDPEDPLKERVRKTYHDMHTNQTVEFVRSRMADWLRFNKLKMTVKDALIKLNDLVDESDPDSNLPNIVHAFQTAERVRADHPDLDWFHLTGLIHDLGKVMAFYGEPQWAVVGDTFPVGCAWGDHIVYRDTSFEDNPDGKDSRYNTKYGMYKPKCGLDNLMMSWGHDEFLYRVLKHNKSKLPEEALVMIRYHSFYPWHGSGDYSHFCTEKDNENLKWVLEFNKYDLYSKSDTVPDIEKLWPYYEGLIEKYIPGEIEW, via the exons ATGTCTGCCAAAGTTATT tCGCCTGGGCCGACGGCTACAATTCTCGACCCATCGGAACACCTGCGACCGGAACCAGTGCACGCGGAAAAATCAGCCAGTCAATTCAGAGATTATTCGGTAGACCCAGAAGATCCGCTCAAGGAACGAGTCCGAAAAACCTACCATGATATGCATACTAATCAAACAGTGGAGTTTGTACGCT CTCGTATGGCAGACTGGCTACGTTTTAACAAGCTCAAAATGACTGTGAAAGATGCACTGATCAAGCTAAACGACCTTGTCGACGAAAGTGATCCGGATTCCAATTTGCCCAATATTGTGCATGCATTCCAAACTGCAGAACGTGTCCGGGCGGATCATCCAGATCTCGATTGGTTCCATCTCACAGGGCTAATACATGATCTTGGCAAG GTAATGGCCTTCTACGGTGAACCACAATGGGCTGTAGTTGGGGATACGTTTCCTGTTGGCTGTGCCTGGGGAGACCATATCGTTTACAGAGATACCAGCTTTGAAGATAATCCTGATGGCAAGGACAGCCGCTACAA cACTAAGTATGGAATGTACAAGCCAAAGTGCGGACTGGACAATTTGATGATGTCATGGGGTCATGACGAATTCCTCTATCGCGTACTCAAACATAATAAGTCAAAATTGCCAGAGGAGGCTTTAGTTATGATTCGTTATCATTCGTTTTACCCTTGGCATGGAAGTGGAGACTATTCTCACTTTTGTACTGAGAAGGAtaacgaaaacctgaaatgGGTACTTGAATTCAA CAAGTACGATCTTTACTCAAAGAGTGACACCGTTCccgatattgaaaaattgtggcCATACTATGAGGGGCTCATAGAAAAATACATCCCTGGTGAAATAGAGTGGTAG
- the LOC124176346 gene encoding splicing factor, suppressor of white-apricot homolog isoform X2, with protein sequence MIILNYGHSARYDGRGALGDLRVHEPPPGGFDLRQVLTEDERKVEQICDEERYRSLYNSDAEETMYHEEEIKRLHQALDSENPYAQVAYNYNEDEINQVAGGGDTNSPKPSDGSQEDEDQAFIPPPELQIPEDMVVPETQKLNAIITKTALFISQQGGQMEVLIKAKQANNSQFSFLSIDGPLHPYYRHVLAAIKDGKYNPEKQPEKEQSETEDESDGDDESYLHPSLAPSFSKVESAPSIPSIQYKPSADCAYSMLVNKITGKPPPPRIPHQVEIHVQPSPPASYYPVPPQNYPAPYPPAPQQYVHGPVIYGSNGQVEPPLENISQSSACSPPQQAKDVQVSLVPYGQTPPKPLGRPSFIVPPADVQIIIDKMASYVAKNGRDFEAIVKGKGDPRFNFLELSHQYHGYYAHKLTIYEGAVDTKALTEEQLLQEQEPQEEKQKKLEELQKKQQRMEEVQKRVKMIQAKKKGDVKHEQGGKQVTTVSFSIKKPKEGESTVIEKRSALPLEESDEDVEESKRETNSKPNSPPDSSDESRVSKIDKEISKSEKKSKIDYKEFVDLTEDIFEDCQKEVRNKQAEERIKDKLAAAARDKLAANSRERQLQLERKKKAAMFLSQIQVPALSKIGAAIPNIAFRKTDDSDEVHSIPSPTPAASEDADARINGNSLMNRLKGSDLGSKRPRPSSRSRSRSRSHSDRSKQHKKHKKKKTSHKSYDSPSSSRFHKSKKTKKSSSSRHRSRSKTPLRRQSHCSKHSRKDSNSSESDSGAS encoded by the exons ATGATCATTTTAAATTATGGTCACTCAGCACG ATACGATGGACGTGGAGCATTGGGTGACCTGCGAGTACACGAACCACCGCCAGGTGGATTTGATCTACGGCAAGTCCTCACCGAGGATGAAAGGAAAGTGGAACAGATTTGTGACGAGGAACGCTACCGGTCTCTTTATAACAGCGATGCAGAGGAGACAATGTATCACG aagaagaaataaagaggTTGCATCAAGCCCTGGACTCAGAAAATCCTTATGCTCAAGTAGCTTACAATTATAACGAAGATGAAATTAATCAAGTGGCAGGCGGTGGCGACACAAATAGCCCAAAGCCATCAGACGGATCTCAGGAAGACGAAGATCAAGCATTTATCCCTCCACCCGAGCTTCAAATTCCCGAGGATATGGTTGtg CCGGAAACACAAAAGTTAAATGCCATCATTACGAAAACTGCCCTCTTCATTAGTCAACAAGGGGGTCAAATGGAAGTACTGATTAAAGCAAAACAGGCCAACAACTCTCAATTCTCTTTCCTATCCATCGATGGACCTCTGCATCCCTATTATAGACATGTCCTTGCTGCAATCAAGGATGGTAAATACAACCCTGAAAAACAGCCTGAGAAGGAACAATCTG AAACCGAGGACGAATCTGACGGGGATGACGAATCATATCTTCATCCAAGTCTCGCGCCATCTTTTAGTAAAGTGGAATCG GCACCCAGTATTCCGAGTATTCAGTATAAGCCGTCAGCCGATTGTGCCTACTCCATGCTGGTGAACAAGATCACAGGAAAACCACCTCCGCCACGGATACCCCACCAAGTTGAGATTCATGTTCAGCCTTCACCTCCAGCTAGTTACTACCCCGTGCCTCCTCAG AACTACCCAGCACCATATCCGCCAGCACCTCAGCAATATGTGCACGGTCCAGTGATTTATGGATCGAACGGACAAGTCGAGCCACCACTGGAAAATATATCTCAATCAAGCGCATGTTCTCCACCTCAACAAGCGAAGGACGTTCAGGTATCTCTGGTGCCCTATGGACAAACACCACCAAAGCCTTTGGGTAGGCCTTCCTTCATTGTCCCACCTGCCGATGTTCAAATAATCATCGATAAGATGGCCAGCTACGTGGCCAAGAATGGTAGAGACTTTGAGGCAATCGTGAAAGGCAAAGGGGATCCAAGgttcaattttcttgaattatCGCACCAGTATCATGGCTACTATGCTCACAAATTAACGATCTACGAAGGTGCTGTAGATACTAAAGCATTAACGGAAGAGCAACTTCTTCAGGAACAAGAACCCCAAGAGGAGAAACAAAAGAAGTTGGaagaattgcaaaaaaaacaacagcgAATGGAGGAGGTGCAGAAGAGGGTAAAAATGATACAGGCCAAGAAGAAGGGAGATGTTAAACACGAACAGGGTGGCAAACAGGTAACGACTGTGTCATTTTCTATAAAGAAGCCAAAGGAAGGAGAATCGActgtaattgaaaaacgtAGTGCGCTGCCGCTGGAAGAGAGCGATGAGGACGTGGAAGAAAGTAAACGTGAAACAAATTCCAAGCCTAACTCGCCGCCTGATAGCAGCGACGAGAGTCGAGTGTCGAAAATTGATAAAGAGATATCAAAGTCTGAAAAGAAGAGTAAAATTGACTACAAAGAGTTCGTTGACCTGACTGAGGACATTTTTGAAGACTGTCAAAAAGAAGTTAGAAATAAGCAAGCTGAGGAGAGAATAAAAGACAAACTTGCCGCTGCTGCGCGGGATAAGCTGGCCGCAAATTCTCGCGAAAGACAGCTTCAATtagaaaggaaaaagaaggcTGCAATGTTCCTCAGCCAAATACAAGTGCCTGCTTTGTCCAAAATCGGAGCCGCCATTCCTAATATTGCCTTTCGAAAAACTGATGATTCAGACGAGGTTCATTCAATCCCCTCACCGACACCAGCTGCCAGCGAAGATGCGGACGCACGAATAAATGGCAATTCCTTAATGAATAGGCTCAAAGGTTCCGACTTGGGCAGCAAACGCCCAAGGCCATCTTCTAGAAGTCGCAGTAGAAGTCGCAGCCATTCGGACAGAAGTAAACAGCACAAGaagcacaagaaaaaaaagacctCGCACAAAAG CTACGATAGCCCTTCGAGTTCCCGCTTCCACAAATCcaagaaaaccaaaaaatcaTCGTCATCAAGACACCGGTCTCGTTCAAAAACACCATTACGCCGACAAAGTCATTGTTCTAAACATTCGCGGAAGGACAGTAATTCCAGTGAATCAGATTCTGGCGCATCTTGA
- the LOC124176346 gene encoding splicing factor, suppressor of white-apricot homolog isoform X3, whose translation MYHEEEIKRLHQALDSENPYAQVAYNYNEDEINQVAGGGDTNSPKPSDGSQEDEDQAFIPPPELQIPEDMVVPETQKLNAIITKTALFISQQGGQMEVLIKAKQANNSQFSFLSIDGPLHPYYRHVLAAIKDGKYNPEKQPEKEQSETEDESDGDDESYLHPSLAPSFSKVESAPSIPSIQYKPSADCAYSMLVNKITGKPPPPRIPHQVEIHVQPSPPASYYPVPPQNYPAPYPPAPQQYVHGPVIYGSNGQVEPPLENISQSSACSPPQQAKDVQVSLVPYGQTPPKPLGRPSFIVPPADVQIIIDKMASYVAKNGRDFEAIVKGKGDPRFNFLELSHQYHGYYAHKLTIYEGAVDTKALTEEQLLQEQEPQEEKQKKLEELQKKQQRMEEVQKRVKMIQAKKKGDVKHEQGGKQVTTVSFSIKKPKEGESTVIEKRSALPLEESDEDVEESKRETNSKPNSPPDSSDESRVSKIDKEISKSEKKSKIDYKEFVDLTEDIFEDCQKEVRNKQAEERIKDKLAAAARDKLAANSRERQLQLERKKKAAMFLSQIQVPALSKIGAAIPNIAFRKTDDSDEVHSIPSPTPAASEDADARINGNSLMNRLKGSDLGSKRPRPSSRSRSRSRSHSDRSKQHKKHKKKKTSHKSYDSPSSSRFHKSKKTKKSSSSRHRSRSKTPLRRQSHCSKHSRKDSNSSESDSGAS comes from the exons ATGTATCACG aagaagaaataaagaggTTGCATCAAGCCCTGGACTCAGAAAATCCTTATGCTCAAGTAGCTTACAATTATAACGAAGATGAAATTAATCAAGTGGCAGGCGGTGGCGACACAAATAGCCCAAAGCCATCAGACGGATCTCAGGAAGACGAAGATCAAGCATTTATCCCTCCACCCGAGCTTCAAATTCCCGAGGATATGGTTGtg CCGGAAACACAAAAGTTAAATGCCATCATTACGAAAACTGCCCTCTTCATTAGTCAACAAGGGGGTCAAATGGAAGTACTGATTAAAGCAAAACAGGCCAACAACTCTCAATTCTCTTTCCTATCCATCGATGGACCTCTGCATCCCTATTATAGACATGTCCTTGCTGCAATCAAGGATGGTAAATACAACCCTGAAAAACAGCCTGAGAAGGAACAATCTG AAACCGAGGACGAATCTGACGGGGATGACGAATCATATCTTCATCCAAGTCTCGCGCCATCTTTTAGTAAAGTGGAATCG GCACCCAGTATTCCGAGTATTCAGTATAAGCCGTCAGCCGATTGTGCCTACTCCATGCTGGTGAACAAGATCACAGGAAAACCACCTCCGCCACGGATACCCCACCAAGTTGAGATTCATGTTCAGCCTTCACCTCCAGCTAGTTACTACCCCGTGCCTCCTCAG AACTACCCAGCACCATATCCGCCAGCACCTCAGCAATATGTGCACGGTCCAGTGATTTATGGATCGAACGGACAAGTCGAGCCACCACTGGAAAATATATCTCAATCAAGCGCATGTTCTCCACCTCAACAAGCGAAGGACGTTCAGGTATCTCTGGTGCCCTATGGACAAACACCACCAAAGCCTTTGGGTAGGCCTTCCTTCATTGTCCCACCTGCCGATGTTCAAATAATCATCGATAAGATGGCCAGCTACGTGGCCAAGAATGGTAGAGACTTTGAGGCAATCGTGAAAGGCAAAGGGGATCCAAGgttcaattttcttgaattatCGCACCAGTATCATGGCTACTATGCTCACAAATTAACGATCTACGAAGGTGCTGTAGATACTAAAGCATTAACGGAAGAGCAACTTCTTCAGGAACAAGAACCCCAAGAGGAGAAACAAAAGAAGTTGGaagaattgcaaaaaaaacaacagcgAATGGAGGAGGTGCAGAAGAGGGTAAAAATGATACAGGCCAAGAAGAAGGGAGATGTTAAACACGAACAGGGTGGCAAACAGGTAACGACTGTGTCATTTTCTATAAAGAAGCCAAAGGAAGGAGAATCGActgtaattgaaaaacgtAGTGCGCTGCCGCTGGAAGAGAGCGATGAGGACGTGGAAGAAAGTAAACGTGAAACAAATTCCAAGCCTAACTCGCCGCCTGATAGCAGCGACGAGAGTCGAGTGTCGAAAATTGATAAAGAGATATCAAAGTCTGAAAAGAAGAGTAAAATTGACTACAAAGAGTTCGTTGACCTGACTGAGGACATTTTTGAAGACTGTCAAAAAGAAGTTAGAAATAAGCAAGCTGAGGAGAGAATAAAAGACAAACTTGCCGCTGCTGCGCGGGATAAGCTGGCCGCAAATTCTCGCGAAAGACAGCTTCAATtagaaaggaaaaagaaggcTGCAATGTTCCTCAGCCAAATACAAGTGCCTGCTTTGTCCAAAATCGGAGCCGCCATTCCTAATATTGCCTTTCGAAAAACTGATGATTCAGACGAGGTTCATTCAATCCCCTCACCGACACCAGCTGCCAGCGAAGATGCGGACGCACGAATAAATGGCAATTCCTTAATGAATAGGCTCAAAGGTTCCGACTTGGGCAGCAAACGCCCAAGGCCATCTTCTAGAAGTCGCAGTAGAAGTCGCAGCCATTCGGACAGAAGTAAACAGCACAAGaagcacaagaaaaaaaagacctCGCACAAAAG CTACGATAGCCCTTCGAGTTCCCGCTTCCACAAATCcaagaaaaccaaaaaatcaTCGTCATCAAGACACCGGTCTCGTTCAAAAACACCATTACGCCGACAAAGTCATTGTTCTAAACATTCGCGGAAGGACAGTAATTCCAGTGAATCAGATTCTGGCGCATCTTGA
- the LOC124176346 gene encoding splicing factor, suppressor of white-apricot homolog isoform X1: MKMSSKGQRWMIDSGILRKKDGEEEPQELLVFGYSCKLFRDDKKAQMIDQGRHLIPWMADNSLKIDRYDGRGALGDLRVHEPPPGGFDLRQVLTEDERKVEQICDEERYRSLYNSDAEETMYHEEEIKRLHQALDSENPYAQVAYNYNEDEINQVAGGGDTNSPKPSDGSQEDEDQAFIPPPELQIPEDMVVPETQKLNAIITKTALFISQQGGQMEVLIKAKQANNSQFSFLSIDGPLHPYYRHVLAAIKDGKYNPEKQPEKEQSETEDESDGDDESYLHPSLAPSFSKVESAPSIPSIQYKPSADCAYSMLVNKITGKPPPPRIPHQVEIHVQPSPPASYYPVPPQNYPAPYPPAPQQYVHGPVIYGSNGQVEPPLENISQSSACSPPQQAKDVQVSLVPYGQTPPKPLGRPSFIVPPADVQIIIDKMASYVAKNGRDFEAIVKGKGDPRFNFLELSHQYHGYYAHKLTIYEGAVDTKALTEEQLLQEQEPQEEKQKKLEELQKKQQRMEEVQKRVKMIQAKKKGDVKHEQGGKQVTTVSFSIKKPKEGESTVIEKRSALPLEESDEDVEESKRETNSKPNSPPDSSDESRVSKIDKEISKSEKKSKIDYKEFVDLTEDIFEDCQKEVRNKQAEERIKDKLAAAARDKLAANSRERQLQLERKKKAAMFLSQIQVPALSKIGAAIPNIAFRKTDDSDEVHSIPSPTPAASEDADARINGNSLMNRLKGSDLGSKRPRPSSRSRSRSRSHSDRSKQHKKHKKKKTSHKSYDSPSSSRFHKSKKTKKSSSSRHRSRSKTPLRRQSHCSKHSRKDSNSSESDSGAS; encoded by the exons atgaaaatgtcgTCGAAAGGTCAGCGTTGGATGATTGATTCGGGAATTCTGCGGAAAAAAGATGGGGAAGAAGAGCCACAGGAGCTGTTGGTGTTCGGATATAGCTGCAAATTGTTTCGGGACGATAAGAAGGCGCAAATGATTGACCAAGGGAGGCATTTGATCCCATGGATGGCCGATAACTCGTTGAAAATAGACAG ATACGATGGACGTGGAGCATTGGGTGACCTGCGAGTACACGAACCACCGCCAGGTGGATTTGATCTACGGCAAGTCCTCACCGAGGATGAAAGGAAAGTGGAACAGATTTGTGACGAGGAACGCTACCGGTCTCTTTATAACAGCGATGCAGAGGAGACAATGTATCACG aagaagaaataaagaggTTGCATCAAGCCCTGGACTCAGAAAATCCTTATGCTCAAGTAGCTTACAATTATAACGAAGATGAAATTAATCAAGTGGCAGGCGGTGGCGACACAAATAGCCCAAAGCCATCAGACGGATCTCAGGAAGACGAAGATCAAGCATTTATCCCTCCACCCGAGCTTCAAATTCCCGAGGATATGGTTGtg CCGGAAACACAAAAGTTAAATGCCATCATTACGAAAACTGCCCTCTTCATTAGTCAACAAGGGGGTCAAATGGAAGTACTGATTAAAGCAAAACAGGCCAACAACTCTCAATTCTCTTTCCTATCCATCGATGGACCTCTGCATCCCTATTATAGACATGTCCTTGCTGCAATCAAGGATGGTAAATACAACCCTGAAAAACAGCCTGAGAAGGAACAATCTG AAACCGAGGACGAATCTGACGGGGATGACGAATCATATCTTCATCCAAGTCTCGCGCCATCTTTTAGTAAAGTGGAATCG GCACCCAGTATTCCGAGTATTCAGTATAAGCCGTCAGCCGATTGTGCCTACTCCATGCTGGTGAACAAGATCACAGGAAAACCACCTCCGCCACGGATACCCCACCAAGTTGAGATTCATGTTCAGCCTTCACCTCCAGCTAGTTACTACCCCGTGCCTCCTCAG AACTACCCAGCACCATATCCGCCAGCACCTCAGCAATATGTGCACGGTCCAGTGATTTATGGATCGAACGGACAAGTCGAGCCACCACTGGAAAATATATCTCAATCAAGCGCATGTTCTCCACCTCAACAAGCGAAGGACGTTCAGGTATCTCTGGTGCCCTATGGACAAACACCACCAAAGCCTTTGGGTAGGCCTTCCTTCATTGTCCCACCTGCCGATGTTCAAATAATCATCGATAAGATGGCCAGCTACGTGGCCAAGAATGGTAGAGACTTTGAGGCAATCGTGAAAGGCAAAGGGGATCCAAGgttcaattttcttgaattatCGCACCAGTATCATGGCTACTATGCTCACAAATTAACGATCTACGAAGGTGCTGTAGATACTAAAGCATTAACGGAAGAGCAACTTCTTCAGGAACAAGAACCCCAAGAGGAGAAACAAAAGAAGTTGGaagaattgcaaaaaaaacaacagcgAATGGAGGAGGTGCAGAAGAGGGTAAAAATGATACAGGCCAAGAAGAAGGGAGATGTTAAACACGAACAGGGTGGCAAACAGGTAACGACTGTGTCATTTTCTATAAAGAAGCCAAAGGAAGGAGAATCGActgtaattgaaaaacgtAGTGCGCTGCCGCTGGAAGAGAGCGATGAGGACGTGGAAGAAAGTAAACGTGAAACAAATTCCAAGCCTAACTCGCCGCCTGATAGCAGCGACGAGAGTCGAGTGTCGAAAATTGATAAAGAGATATCAAAGTCTGAAAAGAAGAGTAAAATTGACTACAAAGAGTTCGTTGACCTGACTGAGGACATTTTTGAAGACTGTCAAAAAGAAGTTAGAAATAAGCAAGCTGAGGAGAGAATAAAAGACAAACTTGCCGCTGCTGCGCGGGATAAGCTGGCCGCAAATTCTCGCGAAAGACAGCTTCAATtagaaaggaaaaagaaggcTGCAATGTTCCTCAGCCAAATACAAGTGCCTGCTTTGTCCAAAATCGGAGCCGCCATTCCTAATATTGCCTTTCGAAAAACTGATGATTCAGACGAGGTTCATTCAATCCCCTCACCGACACCAGCTGCCAGCGAAGATGCGGACGCACGAATAAATGGCAATTCCTTAATGAATAGGCTCAAAGGTTCCGACTTGGGCAGCAAACGCCCAAGGCCATCTTCTAGAAGTCGCAGTAGAAGTCGCAGCCATTCGGACAGAAGTAAACAGCACAAGaagcacaagaaaaaaaagacctCGCACAAAAG CTACGATAGCCCTTCGAGTTCCCGCTTCCACAAATCcaagaaaaccaaaaaatcaTCGTCATCAAGACACCGGTCTCGTTCAAAAACACCATTACGCCGACAAAGTCATTGTTCTAAACATTCGCGGAAGGACAGTAATTCCAGTGAATCAGATTCTGGCGCATCTTGA